A single Dehalococcoidales bacterium DNA region contains:
- a CDS encoding CDP-alcohol phosphatidyltransferase family protein, with the protein MPKLETARKSIAGNVTQPIVRLLAKTPLTPNAVTWIGFIITAGAAALVITEHLLAGGIVVLVAGFFDMLDGALARLTNQTSRFGAILDSTLDRLSEALLLVCLLAVFVRGGDFAECMLVGAALVGSLLVSYTRARMEGLGVECKAGLFTRPERVIVLALGLMLSRFDPALLIALCIITFFSWYTVVERMVYAWRKLRE; encoded by the coding sequence ATGCCGAAACTGGAAACCGCCCGGAAAAGCATCGCCGGCAACGTCACCCAGCCCATCGTGCGGCTGCTGGCCAAAACCCCGCTCACCCCTAACGCCGTGACCTGGATAGGCTTTATCATTACCGCCGGCGCGGCAGCGCTGGTGATTACGGAACATCTGCTGGCGGGCGGCATCGTGGTGCTTGTCGCCGGATTCTTCGACATGCTGGACGGGGCGCTGGCGCGCCTGACCAACCAGACCAGCCGCTTCGGGGCGATACTGGACTCGACGCTGGACCGTCTTTCCGAGGCGTTGCTACTGGTGTGCCTGCTGGCGGTATTCGTGCGGGGCGGGGACTTCGCCGAGTGCATGCTGGTGGGGGCGGCGCTGGTAGGCTCGCTGCTGGTGAGCTACACGCGGGCCCGGATGGAGGGGCTGGGGGTAGAATGCAAAGCCGGGCTTTTCACCCGGCCGGAGAGGGTAATCGTCCTGGCGCTGGGACTGATGCTGAGCAGGTTCGACCCGGCGCTGCTGATAGCCCTGTGCATCATCACTTTCTTCAGCTGGTACACCGTGGTCGAACGCATGGTTTACGCCTGGCGCAAGCTGAGGGAATAA